A region from the Nitrospinota bacterium genome encodes:
- a CDS encoding SUMF1/EgtB/PvdO family nonheme iron enzyme: MVIKRTTLILCLLLILTLGRGSFSATASESASVENQLVSVLTLNESQIDLAETFLLISRDRDSTLDLAPLRKELDRLTQSVRDKLKESSSPEEIVSALRKAIHQEGGYRYTEQVDAQGIPLNPAELFLHGMLKSRRGYCMNLSLLYLIIGDRLNLPLFGVPLPNHFFVRYVSGNSRINIEATEQGATYPDSFYRQRFGAPANATETFFMGNLGKKATLGAYFSNVGMVYYKGKQPEKAIFYLDLSAKINPRSIEAHNNLANIYSETQQIGKAIHHYQLALQADPRNLSTLYNLGLAYDQSGQADKAIETFLQAVQIDPSFTPGHQNLSKLFLEKGQYFGALLHLEKLAQMDPMNFQTQTTIGTVYLRMGQHELALQTFNDMRAKYPGKVEVLEPLAETFYRMGDFDKASELYRYLIEHHPDLLKAYIQLGWTHYRKNEIDLAIAWTRRGLKEGRGPENLITLAQMNLGFYALLNQTFSEARKWYLKALAVKDPSVVNGMVGDINEAAHQFPDRPELEFFVGWIFFESGQKEAARLILERYLEKYASDQFADEARTLLQSLTFKKAVFPVNTVTATPSPEEKMAPENMALIPGGFFTMGANQNGLDEKPEHEVFVDPFFMDRHEVSAREYAEFLNTVNNVKGYYLDNKYGTLFFDGRFQPRPGLESLPINNVNWKGAVAYCQWKEKRLPTEAEWEKAARGTDKRILPWGDSRPTPERARFLQTWTDVIKHKVMVSVDALPEGKSPFGLHNMAGNVKEWVDDWFDREYYAESSEYSNPRGPIGGEFKVLRGGSWRDLGGFIYSSFRNNSSPGTRMDDYGFRCAKSVNQRESSKKKVRLPENPFNEKQPFNPIHLKGL, from the coding sequence ATGGTCATCAAACGAACAACATTGATCTTGTGTCTCCTTCTGATCCTGACCTTGGGACGTGGGTCCTTTTCGGCCACCGCCAGCGAATCAGCGTCAGTTGAAAATCAGCTGGTCTCCGTTTTAACCCTGAACGAAAGTCAGATAGATCTGGCGGAAACCTTTCTCCTCATTTCCAGGGATCGCGATTCCACGCTCGACCTGGCTCCGTTACGTAAGGAGTTGGACCGGCTGACCCAATCGGTTCGTGATAAATTGAAGGAATCATCCTCTCCTGAGGAAATTGTCTCAGCGCTTAGAAAAGCCATTCATCAGGAAGGCGGCTACCGTTACACCGAACAGGTCGATGCCCAGGGAATCCCGCTGAACCCCGCCGAGCTTTTTCTGCACGGAATGCTCAAAAGCCGACGAGGCTATTGCATGAACCTCTCCCTCCTGTATCTCATTATTGGCGACCGTCTGAATCTGCCTCTTTTTGGGGTCCCTTTACCCAATCACTTTTTTGTTCGCTACGTTTCCGGGAACTCGCGTATCAATATTGAAGCGACGGAACAGGGCGCAACTTACCCTGATAGTTTTTACCGCCAGCGATTTGGAGCACCTGCCAATGCCACAGAAACGTTTTTCATGGGAAATCTTGGAAAGAAGGCCACCCTGGGGGCATATTTTTCCAACGTCGGAATGGTTTATTACAAAGGCAAACAACCTGAAAAAGCTATTTTTTATCTGGACCTGTCGGCGAAAATCAATCCCCGGTCGATTGAAGCGCATAACAACCTGGCCAATATCTATTCCGAAACACAGCAAATTGGAAAAGCCATCCACCATTACCAACTGGCTTTGCAAGCCGACCCCCGAAATTTATCGACCCTGTACAATCTGGGACTGGCTTATGATCAATCCGGTCAAGCGGACAAAGCCATCGAAACATTTTTACAAGCCGTCCAGATCGACCCGTCATTCACACCGGGCCATCAAAATTTATCGAAACTATTCTTAGAAAAAGGACAATACTTCGGCGCTCTGTTACATTTAGAGAAACTGGCGCAAATGGACCCCATGAATTTTCAGACCCAGACAACCATCGGCACGGTATATTTGCGCATGGGTCAACACGAATTGGCCTTGCAGACGTTCAATGATATGCGAGCCAAGTATCCCGGCAAGGTGGAGGTGTTGGAACCTCTGGCTGAAACCTTTTACCGGATGGGGGATTTCGACAAGGCCAGCGAGCTTTATCGCTACCTCATCGAACATCATCCCGATTTGCTCAAAGCCTATATCCAGCTAGGGTGGACCCATTACAGAAAAAATGAAATTGATCTGGCCATCGCCTGGACCCGGCGCGGCCTCAAGGAAGGCCGGGGACCGGAAAATCTAATCACGCTGGCGCAAATGAATCTGGGTTTTTATGCCTTATTGAACCAGACATTTTCCGAGGCCAGAAAATGGTATCTGAAAGCCCTTGCCGTGAAGGATCCCAGCGTGGTAAATGGCATGGTGGGCGATATTAACGAGGCGGCCCATCAATTTCCCGACCGTCCGGAACTGGAATTTTTTGTCGGATGGATATTTTTTGAATCTGGACAAAAAGAGGCCGCCAGACTGATACTTGAGCGTTATCTGGAGAAATACGCCTCCGATCAATTTGCAGATGAAGCCCGCACTCTATTGCAAAGCCTGACTTTTAAAAAGGCTGTTTTCCCAGTCAACACAGTCACGGCAACCCCATCTCCAGAAGAAAAAATGGCTCCCGAAAACATGGCGCTGATTCCCGGTGGGTTTTTTACAATGGGTGCCAATCAAAACGGACTCGATGAAAAACCAGAGCATGAGGTATTTGTGGACCCGTTTTTCATGGACCGTCATGAAGTTTCCGCCCGGGAATATGCCGAATTTTTGAACACCGTCAATAATGTAAAAGGCTATTACCTCGACAACAAATACGGCACGCTGTTTTTCGACGGACGCTTCCAGCCAAGGCCCGGTTTGGAATCTCTGCCCATCAACAACGTGAACTGGAAAGGAGCGGTCGCCTACTGCCAATGGAAAGAGAAACGTCTGCCGACAGAAGCGGAATGGGAAAAAGCGGCGCGAGGCACGGACAAACGCATACTTCCCTGGGGGGACTCCCGCCCGACACCGGAACGCGCCCGTTTTCTCCAAACATGGACGGATGTAATAAAACATAAAGTGATGGTTTCCGTAGATGCTTTGCCGGAAGGAAAGAGCCCTTTCGGACTACATAATATGGCCGGAAATGTAAAAGAATGGGTGGACGACTGGTTTGATCGAGAGTATTATGCGGAATCATCTGAATACAGTAATCCCAGAGGGCCCATTGGCGGGGAATTCAAGGTCTTAAGGGGCGGCTCCTGGCGGGATCTGGGAGGGTTTATTTATTCCTCTTTCCGAAATAACAGTTCCCCGGGGACCCGAATGGATGATTACGGGTTTCGCTGTGCCAAAAGCGTCAACCAAAGGGAGTCTTCCAAAAAGAAGGTTCGATTACCGGAAAACCCTTTCAATGAAAAACAACCTTTTAATCCAATTCACCTGAAAGGTCTATAA
- a CDS encoding flavin reductase family protein: MKNKSQVGKALGRVASGLYVITAKCGDKEDAVIASWVNQCSFEPPAVIIALGVVRSARLLVEGSNAFIVNVLGKESNGLLKHFSKPPKEDMFKGVKTTEGLQGIRILNDAVSYLECEVVNSVFSGDHVLYIGEIVGGKILQDGEPYFHVRTNGFNY; this comes from the coding sequence TTGAAAAACAAAAGTCAGGTGGGAAAAGCCCTGGGGCGCGTTGCCAGCGGTCTGTATGTGATTACGGCGAAATGCGGGGATAAGGAAGACGCTGTCATTGCGAGTTGGGTCAACCAATGCTCCTTTGAACCTCCCGCGGTGATCATTGCGCTGGGCGTCGTTCGCTCCGCCCGCCTGTTGGTGGAGGGATCGAATGCTTTTATAGTCAATGTTCTGGGTAAGGAATCCAATGGCCTTTTAAAACATTTCAGCAAACCCCCCAAGGAAGATATGTTCAAGGGAGTCAAAACCACCGAAGGTTTGCAGGGAATCCGGATTTTGAACGACGCCGTTTCGTACCTGGAATGCGAAGTGGTCAATTCTGTTTTCTCAGGCGACCATGTTCTCTATATAGGGGAAATCGTCGGGGGCAAGATTTTGCAGGATGGGGAACCTTATTTTCATGTCAGGACAAACGGATTCAATTATTAG